A section of the Triticum dicoccoides isolate Atlit2015 ecotype Zavitan chromosome 7A, WEW_v2.0, whole genome shotgun sequence genome encodes:
- the LOC119330956 gene encoding expansin-like A4: MAALPQLLLTLFPAAVAVLILLLASAPAARASSATYRCGWCPRRSTASILPPDAGALTGAACGYGGPAAAETAVDEGFHIAAVSAGFFRGGRACGACYQLRCRGRSACAKDGVKVVVVGEVPDTNKTAAGRFLLTKDAFAAMATPDRGAELADAALDVDFRRIPCVYKSKNLAVKVEETSSRDQGYLALRFLYQGGQTDIAAVEVAQAVTGSSGTNSDAAPLPTSWQYMTRREASPSVWRTSRVPAGPLRLRLVVTAGSGGKWLRADWAVLPAEWQPGEVYDTSLRVTDVAANTCGGASCSATDEGDDAEQLR; this comes from the coding sequence ATGGCCGCCTTGCCGCAGCTGCTTCTGACCCTCTTCCCCGCGGCGGTTGCCGTCCTGATCCTGCTGCTCGCCTCGGCGCCGGCCGCGCGGGCCTCGTCGGCGACGTACCGCTGCGGCTGGTGCCCGCGCAGGTCCACCGCGTCCATCCTCCCTCCCGACGCCGGCGCGCTCACCGGGGCCGCGTGCGGGTACGGTggcccggcggcggcggagacggcCGTCGACGAGGGCTTCCACATTGCCGCCGTCAGCGCCGGTTTCTTCCGCGGCGGCCGGGCGTGCGGCGCCTGCTACCAGCTGAGGTGCAGGGGCCGGAGCGCGTGCGCGAAGGATGGCGTCAAGGTCGTCGTCGTAGGCGAAGTGCCGGACACGAACAAGACAGCAGCTGGCCGCTTTCTGCTCACCAAGGACGCCTTTGCCGCCATGGCCACGCCAGACCGTGGCGCCGAGCTCGCGGACGCGGCCCTCGACGTGGACTTCAGGAGGATTCCCTGCGTGTACAAGAGCAAGAACCTGGCCGTTAAAGTAGAGGAGACGAGCAGCAGGGACCAGGGCTACCTCGCCCTCCGCTTCCTCTACCAGGGCGGCCAGACCGACATCGCCGCCGTCGAGGTCGCGCAGGCGGTCACCGGTTCTAGCGGCACCAACAGCGACGCAGCACCGTTGCCAACATCGTGGCAGTACATGACCCGGCGCGAGGCGTCCCCCTCGGTGTGGCGCACGTCGCGCGTGCCGGCCGGTCCGCTGCGGCTCCGGCTCGTGGTCACCGCGGGCTCCGGCGGCAAGTGGCTGCGCGCCGACTGGGCGGTGCTCCCCGCTGAGTGGCAGCCCGGCGAGGTCTACGACACCAGTCTGCGCGTCACCGACGTCGCCGCAAACACCTGCGGCGGCGCCTCCTGCTCGGCCACGGACGAGGGCGACGACGCCGAGCAGCTCCGATGA